Below is a window of 'Nostoc azollae' 0708 DNA.
TGAAAGAACAGGGATGTCTATCCTTGTTCTATTGGACGAAAATGCCAAAATTTGAGGTTTTAGGTTTACATTTCGGTATATCAAAACGGAAGCAAAGGACACATTTCATTACTGGGTAGAGATATTACGAGATGTTTTCCCTCCTAGTGTCCTTGAACAGGTAGGAAAATATGATAATATGATAGCAATCATCCCATGGACAATCAGAACAAAAGGTAGGAAACAAAGATTTTTCCACCAAGGGTATTTTTATTAAACAGGTCATTAGACTTGTAAAGATATTCTGGGTACCTAAACAAGGATTTCCCCTGACTTCCCCAATTTACTCACAAGTAATTCTTACTAACTATTTGTGGTTTAGTCACATTAGGAATTGGTTCATTATTGTTGCCCATTTCATAAGTGTTATGGATATGAGGTCAGTTATGAATTAGTCATCAACATCTTCATGGATAGGAACTATGCGTAACTATTCCCAACCCTGATTCTTTCCTTGGCTCTTTCCTAATCTTAACACTATGGAAAGCCAGATACAGAGTTATTTGTAAATTTTTGGACCTCTCTAATCTAATTGGTACAGAAATTCCAATACGTCCATATCTGGCAGTTGATAATCTAGAAGTGTTAAGTCTAGACTACTTGAAGTTAGATAGCTTAAAGCTTCTGATCCTGATTTGCCCTCAAAAATATCATAGGTTGCAAATCAATCTATCCTCACTGAAGGAGCAACAGTATAGTGACCGTTCTCCTGGCGAATCTTTTATAAGAAGAACTGAGTAATGGTAGATTGCCATAGGACCTCTTCAGTAATGGTGCGGTTCGAATTGCATATGCAATCACAAAAAGCTCAGGAGAGTGTTAAGTCAAATGGGGGTTGATTTATCATTTCAAACACACTTAAGCTGAGATTTAAGGTGCATTTTGCCCCTCTATTCCCGATTGTTTACCGAATTCTTCAACCGAGTCTTCCCAACTGTGTTTGGCATGGGGATCTTAATAGTAAAGTGATCGGTCTCACCTTTGATGATGGACTGCATCACCAATATACACTCCAAGTATTGACAATTTTAGACAGTTACAATATTAAAGCAAGTTTTTTTTAGTTGGGCACTTGTGTCAACCGTTCACCCCACATTGCTAAAGAGGTTAAAAATAGAGGATATTGGATAGGTTTACATGGTTACGAACATCTCTCTTTTCCCACTCTCTCCCCTACTGAGCTAAAGCTGAGGTTAGAAAGAACCCAAGTTGCTATCTACAATGCTTGCTTGTGACTTGCAACCTTAACAAGTGCGAGATATCCGTCCCCCTAACGGTTTTTTTACACCTAGGACTTTAAAATTATTTAATCAGTGGAATTACAAGCCTGTAATATGGAGTATGGTCTCAGAAGATCGGCTACGTTCTAGTGTGTCTGTGGTCTTTCAGCGCGTCCTTACTCAAATAATAGGTAGATCACAGATTTCCTTACATGATGGTGTTTGTCGTGGACAAGATGTAGCAGAAATTATCGAAATTCTAATTCCACAACTGTTGCAACAAGGCTATGAATTTGTAACAGTTGATAGGTTATGGGAAATTAAGAAGGGTGTAGGGGTGTAAGGGGGAAAATCCAATGCCCAATGCCCAATACCCTTTTACACAGGAGAGATTACACAAACTCGTCATCCTACAGGCGTATGAATAATCACCGATTCTACACCAAAAACTTGAGCAATATTATTTGGTGTCAACACAGTTTCTGGTGTGTCTACTTCCCAAAGATCACCTTCTTTTAATAAAGCAATCCGTGAACTATAGCGGGCTGCTCAGTTTAATTCATGTAAAACCGTGACGATGGTTAATTGTTATTGTTGATTGAGATTGTTGAGTAATTCTAATAGTTGTAGTTGATAATTGATATCTAAGTAAGTTGTAGGCTCATCTAAATAATAATACCTTTGGTTCTTGTGCTAAGGCTAAGGCTAAAAAGGCTCTTTGTCATTCACCACCAGAAAGTTCTTCAACTAAGCGAGCGCCAAGATTTTGTATTTTCGTTTTTTTAATTACTGCTTCAATTTTCTGCCTATCATTCATTATCAGTTAACTCCCATTACCACCAAGGTTGATGTGGTGTCCTGCCTAAACTTACTAATTGACGCACAGTTAAACCAGCAGGAATTGGTTGGTGTTGTGGTAAAAGTGCTAATTTTTGAGCTACTAAATTAGGAGGTTGTGAGTGAATTCCTTTCCCATCTACTGAAATTCCTCCTTGTTGAGGAGAGAGAATTCGACTAATTAATTTCAGTAAAGTAGATGTACCAGAACTATTAGCACCAACTAAACTTAACCATTCTCGAATTTGTAAAGAAAGATTATTATCTTGGATAATTGGCGAAACAGTATAACCACCTGTGAGATATTGTAATTTAAGAGGCATTTTAGCAGTTTAAAAAAGCAATTGCTCTGTTTTCTACTTCTAAGCTGTCACGCATATAGTTTTTTAACCCCTGAACTAGACTGTAGGAGGATTTTACCCTCCAAATTATACTAAGAAAGGTTTAAGAGTATCATTCTGAACGTTCGAGGAGCGTCTCTGAAAGAGATAGTGAAGACTCTCCGAGATACTAGAGCCTACGGCATGCTCCGCGTTCACCCAGTGTCCCGAAGGGATATGATGCACTACGTTACCCATGGCTTCCGCCACGCTGCGCTATCAGTATCATATAAGTCCAAGTTTCACCCGTTTGCAGTATATCAAATTTAAATGCGCGATACCTTACCATACTACACAATTTTTTGCAATACAATTATTTAGTTCTTGCGGATATTGGCTCTTGCGTTGGAAAAAAATTAACTTTTGGGAAAAAATTAACTTTTAGGAACAGCAACACAGGTTAATGACGGTTGCATACTCATAGAAGATTTATCTACAACTAACTCAATTTTCCCTTGGGAATTACGATGCCAGGAAGTAGCTTGTATAAAATTCGCTCGGGATTGAAGTACTTGTGCTTGCACTTGTGCTGTTGTGCGATATGAAGAGAGATCGCGAACATCAGACCAAGGTTTATCGCTCCTCACTTCCTGAGTGGGATTTTGGGGTATTCCACCTCGTCCTGTCGCGACAAAACTACTGCCACTAGTATCTGCACATCCTATAGCTATTTGCTGTGATGGGTCAGTAATATTTGCAGGTAGTTCGACTAAACCAGAACTGGGGACAATACTGATGTTATTAATTTGCACTGTGCCATTAACATTAAACTGGGAACTAGCAGTAATATCATTTGTTGGGACTGTGCGGGGAGTGAGGATATCGCGAAACTCTAGACCGATTATGTTTTGAGTGCTGATATTAATATTGCCACCACGACCTTGAACTGCATTGGCGATGATGTCACTGTTTTCTAAACCAACAATTACTGGTGAGTTAATTGACAAATTACCGCCATTTCCATTACCCTGAGCAGTAGCGGAAATAACACTATCTTGATACATCAACAGATAATCTTGTAAGTTTAACTGAATATCACCTCCATTTCCTGAAGCAGTAGATGCACTGATACTACCTTCTTTGTATAGAAAAAGCAAATTAGCGTTAATTTGTAAATCTCCAGCTCTGCCAGGTCCATCATTCTTAACACTCACGAATGCACTATCACTAATGCGTAATGATGGGGTATTAATCGTCAGAAAACCGGCATCACCAGTGGGAATTGACGGTAGTCCATAAGTCTCTTGAACAACTTGATCGAGAATCTCAGATGAGGACATAATGTTACTCGATCTAATTGATCCAGGTGCTTTACCACTAACCTCTAGGAAATCTGAAGCATTAACTGTTACATTTCCCGCTCTACCCTGACTCAGAGTGTTAGAACCCAGAACTCCCCCATCTCTAAGGATTAATCTGGATGTGTTAACCAATATGCTATTTGCATTGCCGGTACCAATCGTTGCCGAAGAGATTGCACTAGGTACTAAGATAATGGGATTGTTACCGACAATCTCGATGAGGTCTTTGGCATTGATCTGCATCGCTCCGCCCTCCCCATAACCCATTGTCACAGAAATGAGACTAGCCCCATTGAAAACTTTTAAGCTGCCCGATGAAATGGTAATATCACCAGCTTTACCAGAGCCATCCGTGATTGTTATGATCTTGGTGTTCACAGTCGGGTTAGTAGGGATAAAACCATTCAGGTAAATCAAGTCTTCAACATCAATTGAAATATTCCCGCTGGCTGCTGCGGTAGGAGTGAAAGTCTGAATCTGTCCACCATCTTGTACGAAAAGTTGATTGGCGGAAACTACAATATCTCCTGATGAACTTGTTCCCAAGTTTTCGATTGCGATTATACTGCCCTGTTTTTGGTCGGGAGTATAGCCTGTCAAATTCAAAGAACCTGTGGCGTGGACAGTAATTCCTTGCGATTGTGTCCCCAAGTTTTGTATTACTACAGTAGAACCTTCAGTTAAGTTGATATTTTGCCCCTGTAGTTGAATTGAACCATTGCTGCCACTAGCATCTAGTAGAGATTGTTGGGCTAGATGGATATCATTAAACTGTTCTACTTGTGAGTAATCTCCCTTCCATCCTGTCACTGTAGAATTGAGTCTGACTAGCCCATGATTGATACTCCCTATTTCTATATGTCCACCTCCGTCTGCTGCCACAATGCCCCCCGCGAAATTTAGCCCACTACCAATGAGTGCCAGGGTATTACCTGCCTTGACTTGTAACCCAGTGGGATTATTGCTGAGATCCAATTCCTGTGCTACAGAGAATGGTGGTATAATGCGATGCCCTAACCCTTGGACTGTGATGGCTCCCGAATCTTGACCCATTTGCAAGCCTATCGGTACGCTCATGGTTAACAATGGCGAACTACTCGCATTGACTGCGCTAAATTCTGTGCCATCAGCAAACTTAATACTATTGCCAGTTGTTCCTACAAATGAACCACCAATATCTAAGCGGGCATTTGCACCAAAAATAATCCCAGATGGGTTGAGTAAGAATAAATTGGCACTACCATTGGCTTGAATCAAGCCATCAATATTGGAAAGATTGCCGCCAGTCACGCGGCTAAAAATATTCTGGATATCGTTAGCATTATCGAAGAATGCAGATCCGTTAGTAGGAATAGAGAATTCACTAAAGCTATGGAATAAATTATTGCCGACACGGTTACCATTGGTGATGGTATAATTATTACTGCCAGTCACAGTAGTTTTGAGTTTGCTGTCGGGAGTCACTTTTGCCTGAACGCGACTGTTATAAGTGACGGATGTTAATACGACGCTAATTAAAGCAAAGATAGAAAAAGTTACTTTCATTTACCGATTTTTAATTGTTTATTCTGTATCTAAGTAGGAAGGCACAAAAACAGAAGTATCTTAAGAAACTGTAATACTTACCTAAGTAAGTCAGCGGGAAAAAATAGAAGTATGTAACAAAAAGTAAAATGACCAAAACCCTCTTCCCTGTTGCATCAGTGCCCTTCGGGTTCTCTAGTCGCACCCTGGGGGAAGGCGAAGCCCCTATATGGGGGAAACTACGCCACTTGCTTTATGCCGAGAAACCCGTCCACCGCAGTGGCTTCCCAAGACCGCGCTGGTTCAGCTCTTGCCTTTTGCCTGTCATAACGATAATTTTTAACAGCAACCCACTTAACCAACATAATCTAACATAGCAAATAGCAATACAAGCCAAAATTATTCTCCTGGCATAATCAGGTAAAAATAAGTGAAAGATTTTCTGTTAATGGGAATAACCTGTTTCGCATTTACTTTTTTTGCCCAAAAGCCTTACTAACATGATGCTAGGCTGCTAAATATTAAATTTAGCTGCGTAACAGCTTACTAAATACAGACATTTTGAGTTGAGGATTTAGAGGTATGGTAGAGACTTTTGTAAATATTGATGGATATTACGTCACTGAAGAAATCTACAATAGTTCCAGAACGGTCGTTTATCGAGTATACCGAGAGATTGACTCATTACCTGTACTCATAAAAGTATTGAAAACCCTTATCGGAGTTTCAGTGAACTCTTCTCATTCCGGAACCAATACACAACTATTAAAAATCTCAACTCGCCTTTAATTGTCCAAATTTACACCCTAGAACCATACCGAAATGGTTATGTGTTGGTGATGGAAGACTTTGGGGGGACTTCTCTCAATGAATGGGTAGGGAAGGTCAAACAAAAGTCTCTACAGGAGTTTTTAGAAATAGCGATTGCCCTCTCCAATACCCTAGATATATTGTACCGGGAACGCATTATTCATAAAGATATTAAACCCAGCAATATATTAATTAATCCCGTAACTAAACAAGTCAAATTAATTGACTTTAGTATCGCATCTTTATTACCGAGGGAAACCCAAACCCTAGTTAATCCCAATGTTTTAGAAGGGACATTAGCTTATATATCACCAGAACAAACAGGGAGAATGAATCGCGGGATAGACTATCGCACAGACTTCTACTCACTAGGTGTGACATTCTATGAATTACTAGCTGGAGAGTTACCTTTTGTAGTAAACGAGCCATTAGTGACAAGTTAAGGAAAAGAAGAAATTGTCAAGGGTGGTATTTGGATAGGTTAGAAATCGTGACAAACTCAGTGTAGACAAGTAATTGAGGGATTGAAACAAGCCATGACAGGCAGTCAAAAAACCAATCGAGACCACGGCAAAAGGAAACAGAGACCAATGGTGGAAGATGAAGTAATAGCCCACCAATTGGAAATATTACTGGCACCAGCCATTACAAATCAAGAAAATTACTACTGAAAACTAGGACTCAGACAACGGATACTGAATTTACCATTGATCATGGCTGCGGTGTTGACCTTACTGTGGCGAGATATAGCAGGAGTCAGAGAACTGACAAGAGTGTTAGCCAGAGATGGTTTTCTGTGGTGTAATCCCACAAAACTTAGTCAAGGCGAACTTCAGATGCTTTTAATACGGTCAAAAAACTCTTGGGTTTAAGTTATTGATGAACAGGTTCAATCAATGGAATTAAATTACAAATTTGGGTAACGTGGTTATTTTATGGTGTTTTAGTAGATTTAGGTGATGCCGTAGCAGATGAACTTTCTCTGCCTTTTGATGAGATTTCATTATAAATGATTTATCGTGGTCTTTATCATTCTACTATGGCTCATCAAAAAGGTAACGCAACAGATCCTGTTAAATATTTTGCTGACCCTCAAAATCGAGATTTAGGTATTATCAAACAGAAGCGAAAACCAAATGTTAAGTTAATTGTTGCTCCTTTTCCTGATCTTCAAAGTGGAACTGACCGATTTTTTTTCATATTTCTCCAAAAGCCTTTTGAAAAAAGACTTTCAGCCTTAACTTGTCACTAATGTAAACGAGGCAATGGAGTTGGTGCATTCTCATATTGCTAAAACAGGACCATTAATACACGAAATTAATTCAGAAATTCCCTCGGTTATCGCAGAAATCATCAGTAAATTAATGGCGAAGAATGCTGAAGACAGGTATCAGAGTGCTTCAGAATTAAAGTCTGACTTAGAAAATTGTTTACAACAGCTAAGAGAAACCGGGAGAATTGAGAGGTTTAAAATCGCGAGTAGGGATGTGTGTGATCGCCTCATTATCCCTGGTGAACTCTATGGCAGAGAAATCTAGGTCTCAACCCTACTAGTAGTCCACCAAGGCAATGATGCTGGGTAAGCCCCTATAATTGATAAACTAGTCAAAAAAGGGGTTGATCATGGCAAAAAAGTATGTTGTATATTTAGGCGAAGAGGAAGTTTTACAACTGCAAGCAATCCTCAAAAAAGGAAAGCACAAAGCAAGAAGTATAACCCGTGCAAACATTCTTTAAATGGCATCTGAGGGAGAAACGGACACGGCGCTGCCGCAGTTCGAGTTCATGTTGCCACGGTGGAAAGGACAAGAGAAAACTTTGTGATTGGTGGATTAGAGTTTGCTTTAAAGGATGGGGAAAATCCACCAAAACCCAAAAAATTAGATGAAGAACAAGAAGCATTTTTGATTGCGACTGCTTGTTATACTCCGCTAGAAGGAAGAGTGCGTT
It encodes the following:
- a CDS encoding beta strand repeat-containing protein, producing the protein MKVTFSIFALISVVLTSVTYNSRVQAKVTPDSKLKTTVTGSNNYTITNGNRVGNNLFHSFSEFSIPTNGSAFFDNANDIQNIFSRVTGGNLSNIDGLIQANGSANLFLLNPSGIIFGANARLDIGGSFVGTTGNSIKFADGTEFSAVNASSSPLLTMSVPIGLQMGQDSGAITVQGLGHRIIPPFSVAQELDLSNNPTGLQVKAGNTLALIGSGLNFAGGIVAADGGGHIEIGSINHGLVRLNSTVTGWKGDYSQVEQFNDIHLAQQSLLDASGSNGSIQLQGQNINLTEGSTVVIQNLGTQSQGITVHATGSLNLTGYTPDQKQGSIIAIENLGTSSSGDIVVSANQLFVQDGGQIQTFTPTAAASGNISIDVEDLIYLNGFIPTNPTVNTKIITITDGSGKAGDITISSGSLKVFNGASLISVTMGYGEGGAMQINAKDLIEIVGNNPIILVPSAISSATIGTGNANSILVNTSRLILRDGGVLGSNTLSQGRAGNVTVNASDFLEVSGKAPGSIRSSNIMSSSEILDQVVQETYGLPSIPTGDAGFLTINTPSLRISDSAFVSVKNDGPGRAGDLQINANLLFLYKEGSISASTASGNGGDIQLNLQDYLLMYQDSVISATAQGNGNGGNLSINSPVIVGLENSDIIANAVQGRGGNINISTQNIIGLEFRDILTPRTVPTNDITASSQFNVNGTVQINNISIVPSSGLVELPANITDPSQQIAIGCADTSGSSFVATGRGGIPQNPTQEVRSDKPWSDVRDLSSYRTTAQVQAQVLQSRANFIQATSWHRNSQGKIELVVDKSSMSMQPSLTCVAVPKS
- a CDS encoding helix-turn-helix domain-containing protein, producing the protein MERTRENFVIGGLEFALKDGENPPKPKKLDEEQEAFLIATACYTPLEGRVRWTMQLLAEHLVKVGIID